The DNA sequence TTCTGTCATTTTACTTATCCGTTCTTCGTTAATGTAATGAGCTGAATAATCCTATTTGAGTAAAAATGTCACAGATTTCTTTGAaatcaaacatatatttaaaacaataaataaagtgtACTACATGTATTGTTCgcgttttctaattttataataggataatttttatacaaaaaaatgataatatattccCGTGCTAATATAGacgacttttattttattacgatttaatataaatgtaatatatactaattgcaatttatctttaccaaattaaagttttcacagttatgttaataattgtCACCAGTGCAGTTAGGATCAGCTGACTACTCAAAGGATCAGCTGAGCGGAAACGTATGAAAGCACAAGTTACGTTTACATCAGTTATCAGTACCTAGTATGTCCGATGTTGGTGATGATTTTGCATGATTAATGTGagattcattattattagttacaagaaatattattgtttaacaaATGTGCTTTAAAACCGtgacattgatttttttatataatcattactTCGTCATCACACGGCGAGTCTAATATACAATAAGCGATTAAATGCTGAGTAATTTTGATAGTCTCAAGTCTGTTgcttttttccatattttctgTAAATCGTCTGCAAAATTTTCGTactttctccttttttatctacaatctctccaatatataattgatgtgTTTCGAGTAAAAAatgtgacatttttatatattgtaaggaaaaagaaaggtTCTGGCTTGTGCAAcgcattatttatcatttgcattaattatattatcggaTTATTGTCATTTTGCGTTTTCATAATTGTTtgtcttctttatttataagcATTTCATTTCAAGTTATCGTATAGCGCAGCTGAAATTAACCTCGCTCAGTGGCCCGATTCGCCACGCATGATTTTCCATCTCTCCTCGCATCTTATTCTAACCTACAAAATCCATTTTCATCGTCGTTTAGCGAGGTCACGAATCCCGGAGAGGTTAAGTTGTCGATTTTTCGACAGAAATTACGCGGGCGAGAAGCGTTATTCgacattttatcaattaacgACAACTTACGAGTAGGCAAGTAACTCTTTACGTTATTAATGCATAAATTGTCCAAAgtgtcttttaatttcttcctAGAAGATAAAAATCTGGACATTTTGAATGACTACAGTTTCACTGTCTCTTCCTTCaaattataaggattttaagttcaatttttgtcaaaaactatattaagctacttattctattattgcatccaatttttaaattatatatatatatatatatatatattattttacggtTCTATAATTGTTGTATTTGCTGAACATTGATTTTTCACATGTATTggatgtgtaaaatattttaatataatattttgtcaaattttgcAGACGGGGTGTCCCGGTGAACGATGAACATGGCTGCAAGTGCAGGCCTCACCCGCCAGGATATGTTGATGCTGGTGGCGAGATTAACATGTGTCGCAGCAATCGGCTTCTTCAGCGTAAGGTGGCTCATCAGTCAGCTTGATCCTACCAGGAGTACTAAGCAAAGGGCCAAAAAGAAGGTCCGTCTTCTCGaggaaattttgaattattttcaatttacaaacattttaattttgattaattacttGTATTGACCATGTAACTGATTATTACAGGCTCGGGAGCAGTTACGTAAGCTAGCAGAAAGTGACAGATATGCCCGATCTTTCGATATGGATCAGTTGACAGATTACGAAATGATAATAGCTAATCATCTGGTAGATccaaatgatattaaaatatcgtgGAGCAACATTGCTGGCCTTGACAGCGTTATTCAAGAGCTCAAAGAGACAGTTATACTACCTATACAGAGGAAGGAATTATTCGAGGATTCACAGCTGACTCAAGCGCCTAAGGTATTAGCCGAACttatcctaaaaaaaaaaatcgatagtTTAGATGTGCCTTGTGCTCTTGTCACTTTCAGGGAGTATTATTGTATGGTCCGCCAGGTTGTGGCAAAACCATGATCGCCAAAGCTACCGCCCGGGAGGCGAAAACACGCTTTATAAATCTCGATGTAAGCATCCTAACTGATAAATGGTATGGAGAAAGTCAGAAGTTGGCTGCTGCTGTATTTTCCTTAGCTGTCAAACTACAGCCTTGCATTATCTTTATCGATGAAATAGGTAAATTTGTAAGAATAGTACCCGATAAAGTCAGGTGTTGCatcttttatatctcttatattatttcagaaGTTTGAAGTTGAATTTTGTCATAGAAATCTTTGTTTTCTCCATTCTTTTGTTGAAACgacattttttcttcatttgtaatgtaatataattatttcagtaatataatttatcataattgcaaatattgttaatatgtgtatttaatataagcaCGCTtcttagtaaataaaaaaaaatttattttaatatatttaactttcacAGATTCATTTTTGCGAGCACGCAATTCACAAGATCATGAGGCTACCGCGATGATGAAGGCCCAATTTATGTCACTATGGGATGGTTTGATAACTGATCCTGATTGTACCGTGATTATAATGGGAGCCACTAACAGGCCACAGGATTTAGATAAGGCTATTTTGCGGCGTATGCCAGCAACTTTCCATGTTGGTTTGccggtaaatatatttatacaatattaaatttttgtatgtttttaataGTAAGCTACTGGTCACCTAGGAAAAAATACCCGTTTgtcttatgtattatattgattatagaACATAGCTTGCGCATATCTGTTTCAGAATGAGGAACAACGAAAGAAGGTTTTACAATTGATTCTGAAAAACGAGCCAACTGCGGATAATGTTGAAATTGCTACGTTAGCGAAACATACAGAAGGCTTTTCGGGATCAGATTTGCAAGAACTTTGTCGTAACGCGTCCATTTATCGTATtagagattatttatattcgca is a window from the Anoplolepis gracilipes chromosome 17, ASM4749672v1, whole genome shotgun sequence genome containing:
- the LOC140675451 gene encoding outer mitochondrial transmembrane helix translocase; protein product: MNMAASAGLTRQDMLMLVARLTCVAAIGFFSVRWLISQLDPTRSTKQRAKKKAREQLRKLAESDRYARSFDMDQLTDYEMIIANHLVDPNDIKISWSNIAGLDSVIQELKETVILPIQRKELFEDSQLTQAPKGVLLYGPPGCGKTMIAKATAREAKTRFINLDVSILTDKWYGESQKLAAAVFSLAVKLQPCIIFIDEIDSFLRARNSQDHEATAMMKAQFMSLWDGLITDPDCTVIIMGATNRPQDLDKAILRRMPATFHVGLPNEEQRKKVLQLILKNEPTADNVEIATLAKHTEGFSGSDLQELCRNASIYRIRDYLYSQDASKYENSEDEEFDEEFHDTVRPITMEDLLKSFRKMRTSKLHTGTLGARQLELD